From Cronobacter turicensis z3032, the proteins below share one genomic window:
- the rafB gene encoding Raffinose permease — MNNTVCTYKNNPNFWIFGLFFFFYFFIMATCFPFLPIWLSDVIGLNKTDTGIVFSCMSLFAIAFQPVLGVISDKLGLKKHLLWIITTLLVLFAPFFLWVFGPLLKVNIWLGALAGGLYIGFCFSSGAGAIEAYIERVSRSSAFEYGKARMFGCLGWGLCASTAGMLFNVNPAIVFWMGSCAALVLMGLLLVARPRANQTAQVMNALGANQPQVTAKMALGLFRLPKLWMFILYVVGVACVYDVFDQQFATFFKSFFPTPQAGTQAFGFATTAGELCNAIIMFCSPWIINRIGAKNTLLIAGTIMATRIIGSAFATTVYEVVALKMLHALEVPFLLVGAFKYITGVFDTRLSATIYLIGFQFAKQMAAIFLSAFAGTMYDRIGFQDTYLILGSFVLAITVVSAFTLSSQRQGVALKATVKV; from the coding sequence ATGAATAATACCGTCTGTACCTACAAAAATAACCCGAACTTCTGGATCTTTGGTCTCTTCTTCTTTTTCTACTTCTTCATCATGGCCACCTGCTTTCCGTTTTTGCCTATCTGGCTGTCGGATGTGATTGGCCTGAACAAAACCGATACCGGTATCGTCTTCTCCTGCATGTCGCTGTTCGCGATCGCGTTTCAGCCGGTGCTGGGCGTGATTTCCGACAAGCTGGGCTTAAAGAAACATCTGCTGTGGATTATCACTACCTTGCTGGTGTTGTTCGCGCCGTTCTTCCTGTGGGTATTTGGGCCGCTTCTGAAGGTGAATATCTGGCTCGGCGCGCTGGCGGGCGGGCTGTATATCGGCTTTTGTTTCTCTTCAGGCGCCGGGGCGATTGAGGCTTATATTGAGCGCGTGAGCCGCAGCAGCGCCTTTGAATATGGTAAAGCGCGGATGTTCGGCTGTCTGGGCTGGGGGCTGTGCGCCTCAACGGCAGGCATGTTGTTTAACGTTAACCCGGCTATCGTGTTCTGGATGGGCTCCTGCGCGGCGCTGGTATTGATGGGGCTGTTGCTGGTGGCGCGTCCTCGCGCGAATCAGACGGCGCAGGTGATGAACGCGCTCGGCGCCAACCAGCCGCAGGTGACGGCCAAAATGGCGCTGGGCCTGTTCCGTCTGCCGAAGCTGTGGATGTTTATTCTCTATGTGGTGGGCGTGGCGTGCGTGTATGACGTGTTTGATCAGCAGTTCGCCACGTTTTTTAAATCGTTCTTCCCGACGCCGCAGGCGGGTACCCAGGCGTTTGGCTTCGCCACCACGGCGGGGGAGCTGTGTAACGCCATTATTATGTTCTGCTCGCCATGGATCATTAACCGCATCGGCGCGAAGAATACGCTGTTGATTGCGGGCACGATTATGGCCACGCGCATTATCGGCTCGGCGTTCGCCACGACCGTGTACGAAGTGGTGGCGCTGAAAATGCTGCACGCGCTGGAAGTGCCGTTCCTGCTGGTGGGCGCGTTTAAATACATTACCGGCGTGTTCGATACGCGCCTGTCGGCGACCATTTATCTGATTGGTTTCCAGTTTGCCAAGCAGATGGCGGCGATTTTCCTCTCCGCCTTCGCCGGTACGATGTATGACCGGATAGGGTTCCAGGATACCTATCTGATCCTCGGCAGTTTTGTGCTGGCGATAACGGTGGTATCGGCGTTTACGCTCTCCAGCCAGCGACAGGGCGTGGCGTTAAAAGCGACGGTGAAGGTTTAA
- the rhaM gene encoding L-rhamnose mutarotase encodes MIRKAFVMQVNPDAHDEYHRRHSPIWPELEAVLKQHGAHHYAIWLDAQRHLLFATVEIESEARWNAVAQTEVCQRWWKHMREVMPSNPDNSPVSQELKSVFYLE; translated from the coding sequence ATGATCCGCAAAGCGTTTGTGATGCAGGTTAACCCCGACGCGCACGACGAATATCATCGCCGCCATTCGCCCATCTGGCCGGAGCTGGAGGCGGTGCTGAAACAGCACGGCGCGCACCATTACGCTATCTGGCTTGATGCGCAGCGCCACCTGTTGTTCGCCACGGTCGAGATAGAGAGCGAGGCGCGCTGGAACGCCGTGGCGCAAACCGAGGTGTGCCAGCGCTGGTGGAAGCATATGCGCGAGGTTATGCCGTCCAACCCGGATAACAGCCCGGTGAGTCAGGAGCTGAAAAGCGTGTTTTATCTGGAGTGA
- the yiaY gene encoding Probable alcohol dehydrogenase has product MTVKARRSCMSFMLALPKISLHGAGAIEDMVKLVANKNWGKALIVTDGQLVKLGLLDSLFAALDAQEMSYELFDEVFPNPTEALVQRGFTAWRNAQCDYLIAFGGGSPIDTAKAIKILTANPGASTDYAGVGHVKHPGAPLVAINTTAGTAAEMTSNAVITNEARRVKEVIIDPNLIPDIAVDDASVMLDIPPTITAATGMDALTHAVEAFVSVGAHPLTDANALEAIRLINLWLPKAVEDGRHLEAREQMACGQYLAGMAFNSAGLGLVHALAHQPGATHNLPHGVCNAILLPVIENFNRPRAVKRFARVAQAMGVDTRDMSDEQASHEAINAIRALSARVGIPSGFSQLGVTKADIEGWLDKALADPCAPCNPRVASRDEVRELYLEAL; this is encoded by the coding sequence ATTACCGTAAAAGCAAGGAGAAGCTGCATGAGCTTTATGCTGGCACTACCCAAAATCAGCCTGCACGGCGCGGGCGCTATCGAAGACATGGTGAAGCTGGTAGCGAACAAAAACTGGGGCAAGGCGCTGATCGTCACCGACGGGCAACTGGTCAAACTCGGCCTGCTTGATAGCCTCTTTGCCGCGCTCGATGCGCAGGAAATGTCTTACGAACTTTTTGACGAGGTCTTCCCTAACCCCACCGAAGCGCTGGTACAGCGCGGCTTTACGGCCTGGCGCAACGCGCAGTGCGACTACCTGATCGCCTTCGGCGGCGGCAGCCCCATCGATACCGCCAAAGCGATTAAAATTCTTACCGCCAATCCGGGCGCGTCCACCGATTACGCGGGCGTAGGCCACGTCAAACACCCCGGCGCGCCGCTGGTGGCGATTAACACCACGGCCGGTACCGCGGCGGAGATGACCAGCAATGCGGTTATCACTAACGAAGCACGGCGGGTCAAAGAGGTGATTATTGACCCCAATCTGATCCCGGATATCGCCGTGGATGACGCGAGCGTGATGCTGGATATTCCGCCCACCATTACCGCCGCGACCGGCATGGACGCGCTGACCCACGCGGTCGAAGCGTTTGTCTCGGTGGGCGCGCATCCGCTGACCGACGCCAACGCGCTGGAGGCGATTCGCCTGATTAACCTGTGGCTGCCGAAAGCGGTGGAAGACGGGCGCCACCTGGAAGCGCGCGAGCAGATGGCGTGCGGTCAGTATCTGGCGGGCATGGCGTTTAACAGCGCGGGCTTAGGCCTGGTGCACGCGCTGGCGCATCAACCGGGCGCGACCCATAACCTGCCGCACGGGGTCTGCAACGCTATCCTGCTGCCGGTTATCGAAAATTTTAACCGCCCGCGCGCCGTGAAGCGGTTCGCCCGCGTGGCGCAGGCGATGGGCGTCGATACCCGCGACATGAGCGACGAACAGGCGAGCCATGAAGCTATCAATGCTATCCGCGCGCTGTCGGCCCGCGTCGGCATTCCTTCCGGTTTTAGCCAGCTTGGCGTGACGAAAGCGGATATCGAAGGCTGGCTGGATAAGGCGCTGGCTGACCCCTGCGCGCCGTGCAATCCGCGCGTCGCCTCGCGCGACGAGGTCCGCGAGCTCTATCTGGAGGCATTATGA
- the rhaD gene encoding Rhamnulose-1-phosphate aldolase — translation MQRILSSWFVQGMVKATSDMWLKGWDERNGGNVSLRLDAADVEPYRDEFYPAPRSVELSQPRTELAGCWFLVTGSGKFFRNVQLDPADTLVLLQITDDGMAYHIHWGLANGGLPTSELASHFQSHAVRKAVSADKDRVIMHCHATNLIALSFVLELDEARFTRLLWEGSTECLVVFPDGIGIVPWMVPGTDGIGSATSEQMKTHTLVLWPHHGIFGTGPTLDEAFGLIDTAEKSAEILVKVLSMGGMKQTITREELIALGERFGVTPHAGAIAL, via the coding sequence ATGCAACGCATTCTTTCTTCCTGGTTTGTTCAGGGAATGGTTAAAGCCACCAGCGATATGTGGCTGAAAGGCTGGGACGAACGTAACGGCGGCAACGTGAGCCTGCGCCTTGACGCGGCCGACGTGGAGCCTTACCGCGACGAATTCTACCCAGCGCCGCGCAGCGTGGAGCTGAGCCAGCCGCGTACAGAGCTCGCGGGATGCTGGTTTCTCGTGACCGGTTCCGGGAAGTTTTTCCGCAACGTGCAGCTCGACCCGGCAGACACGCTGGTGCTGCTGCAAATCACCGATGACGGTATGGCGTACCACATTCACTGGGGGCTCGCCAATGGCGGCCTGCCGACGTCTGAGCTGGCGTCGCATTTTCAGTCGCACGCGGTGCGCAAAGCCGTCTCCGCCGACAAGGACCGGGTGATCATGCACTGCCACGCCACCAACCTGATTGCGCTGAGTTTCGTGCTGGAGCTCGATGAAGCGCGCTTTACGCGCCTGTTGTGGGAAGGCAGCACCGAGTGTCTGGTGGTATTCCCGGACGGCATCGGCATCGTGCCATGGATGGTGCCGGGTACCGACGGCATCGGCAGCGCCACATCGGAGCAGATGAAAACCCACACGCTGGTGCTGTGGCCGCATCACGGCATTTTCGGCACCGGGCCGACGCTTGATGAGGCGTTCGGGCTTATCGATACCGCCGAGAAATCGGCCGAGATCCTGGTCAAGGTGCTGTCGATGGGCGGCATGAAGCAGACCATAACGCGCGAGGAGTTGATCGCGCTCGGCGAGCGTTTTGGCGTAACGCCGCACGCGGGCGCGATCGCGCTTTAA
- the rhaA gene encoding L-rhamnose isomerase yields the protein MTTHIHQAWELAKQRFAAVGVDAEAALRQLDRLPVSMHCWQGDDVAGFENPQGQLTGGIQATGNYPGKARNAEELRADLDQALRLIPGPKRLNLHAIYLESDTPVARNEIKPAHFANWVTWARERQLGLDFNPSCFSHPLSADGFTLSHPNPEIRQFWIEHCQASRRVSASFGEQLGTPSVMNIWIPDGMKDTPVDRLAPRRRLLAALDDVIREKLNPAHHIDAVESKLFGIGAESYTVGSNEFYLGYAASRQTALCLDAGHFHPTEVISDKISAAILYVPRLLLHVSRPVRWDSDHVVLLDDETQAIAGEIIRHDLFDRVHIGLDFFDASINRIAAWVIGTRNMKKALLRALLEPTAQLRQLELDGDYTARLALLEEQKSLPWQAVWEMYCERHDTPANAAWLSAVRHYEQHVLSTR from the coding sequence ATGACCACTCACATTCACCAGGCATGGGAACTGGCGAAGCAACGCTTCGCCGCCGTTGGCGTCGATGCCGAAGCCGCGCTGCGCCAGCTTGATCGCCTGCCGGTTTCCATGCACTGCTGGCAGGGCGACGATGTGGCCGGGTTTGAAAACCCGCAGGGGCAACTTACCGGCGGCATTCAGGCGACCGGCAACTATCCGGGCAAGGCGCGCAACGCCGAAGAGTTGCGCGCCGATCTCGACCAGGCGCTGCGCCTGATCCCCGGCCCCAAACGCCTCAACCTGCACGCCATCTATCTGGAATCCGACACGCCGGTCGCCCGCAATGAAATCAAACCGGCGCACTTCGCAAACTGGGTAACGTGGGCGCGCGAGCGCCAGCTGGGGCTCGATTTTAACCCGTCCTGCTTCTCGCACCCGCTGAGCGCCGACGGCTTTACGCTCTCGCACCCTAACCCGGAAATTCGCCAGTTCTGGATTGAACACTGTCAGGCAAGCCGCCGCGTGTCGGCGTCGTTCGGCGAACAGCTCGGCACGCCGTCGGTGATGAACATCTGGATCCCGGACGGCATGAAAGATACGCCGGTGGACCGTCTGGCGCCGCGACGCCGCCTGCTCGCCGCGCTGGATGACGTTATCCGCGAGAAACTCAACCCGGCGCACCATATCGACGCGGTAGAAAGCAAGTTGTTCGGCATTGGCGCTGAGAGTTACACCGTCGGCTCTAACGAGTTTTACCTGGGCTATGCCGCCAGTCGCCAGACCGCGCTGTGCCTCGACGCCGGGCATTTCCACCCGACCGAAGTTATCTCCGACAAAATCTCCGCCGCGATACTTTACGTGCCGCGTCTGCTGCTGCATGTGAGCCGTCCGGTGCGCTGGGACAGCGATCATGTCGTACTGCTGGATGATGAAACGCAGGCCATCGCCGGGGAGATCATTCGCCACGATCTGTTTGACCGCGTGCATATCGGCCTCGATTTCTTCGATGCCTCCATCAACCGCATCGCGGCGTGGGTGATTGGCACCCGCAACATGAAAAAAGCGCTGCTGCGCGCGCTGCTGGAACCGACCGCGCAACTGCGTCAGCTGGAGCTTGACGGCGATTACACCGCCCGTCTGGCGCTGCTCGAAGAGCAGAAATCGCTGCCGTGGCAGGCCGTCTGGGAAATGTACTGCGAGCGCCACGACACCCCGGCCAACGCGGCGTGGCTCTCCGCCGTCCGTCATTATGAACAACACGTTTTAAGCACGCGCTAA
- the rhaB gene encoding Rhamnulokinase, whose protein sequence is MTIRHSVAVDLGASSGRVMLARYDSHGQRLTLEEIHRFANGLRRVDGFDTWDVDALEREVRAGLEKACARGVAIDSIGIDTWGVDYVLLDARGERVGLPVSYRDSRTDGIMARAEQQVGREAIYRRTGIQFLPFNTLYQFRALVEQQPELVGRVAHALLIPDYLCYRLTGALNWDYTNATTTQLININTDNWDETLLDWAGVPRHWLGAPTHPGNVIGRWRSAQGVEVPVVSVATHDTASAVIAAPLATPDAAWLSSGTWSLMGFESKTPYTDDRALAANITNEGGAEGRYRVLKNIMGLWLLQRVCQEQQINDLPTLIDEARALAPCRFVVNPNDDRFINPENMSREIQAACLERGQPAPQSAAELARCIFDSLALLYARVLEELTALRGRPFTVLHIVGGGSQNPLLNQLCADACGIPVLAGPVEASTLGNIGCQLMALDEIADVDAFRSVVTASQTLTPFHPQTDSEIARQAARLSPGRQTRKELYA, encoded by the coding sequence ATGACTATTCGCCATAGCGTCGCGGTCGATCTGGGCGCCTCCAGCGGCCGCGTAATGCTGGCCCGCTACGACAGCCACGGACAGCGCCTGACGCTTGAAGAAATCCACCGTTTCGCCAACGGCCTGCGCCGCGTGGACGGCTTCGACACCTGGGATGTGGACGCGCTGGAGCGTGAAGTGCGCGCGGGCCTTGAAAAAGCCTGCGCGCGCGGCGTCGCTATCGACAGCATCGGCATCGACACCTGGGGCGTCGATTATGTGTTGCTGGACGCACGCGGCGAGCGCGTCGGCCTGCCGGTGTCGTACCGCGACAGCCGCACCGACGGCATCATGGCCCGCGCAGAGCAACAGGTGGGCCGCGAGGCGATTTACCGCCGCACCGGCATCCAGTTCCTGCCGTTCAATACCCTCTATCAGTTTCGCGCGCTGGTGGAACAGCAGCCGGAGCTGGTCGGGCGCGTGGCGCACGCGCTGCTCATCCCCGATTACCTCTGCTACCGGCTGACCGGCGCGCTGAACTGGGATTACACCAACGCGACCACCACGCAGCTTATCAACATCAACACCGATAACTGGGACGAGACGCTGCTCGACTGGGCGGGCGTGCCGCGCCACTGGCTCGGCGCGCCGACGCATCCGGGCAACGTCATCGGCCGCTGGCGCAGCGCGCAGGGCGTGGAGGTGCCGGTGGTATCCGTGGCGACCCACGACACCGCCAGCGCCGTGATCGCCGCGCCGCTGGCGACGCCGGACGCGGCCTGGCTCTCCTCCGGCACCTGGTCGCTGATGGGTTTTGAGAGCAAAACGCCGTACACCGACGACCGCGCGCTCGCGGCCAATATCACTAACGAAGGCGGCGCCGAAGGGCGATACCGGGTGCTGAAGAACATCATGGGCCTGTGGCTGTTGCAGCGCGTCTGCCAGGAGCAACAGATTAACGACCTGCCCACGCTTATCGACGAGGCGCGCGCGCTTGCGCCCTGCCGCTTTGTCGTGAACCCCAACGATGACCGTTTTATCAACCCCGAAAACATGAGCCGCGAAATTCAGGCCGCCTGCCTTGAGCGCGGCCAGCCTGCGCCGCAAAGCGCGGCAGAACTGGCGCGCTGCATCTTTGACAGCCTGGCGCTGCTTTACGCCCGCGTGCTGGAAGAGCTGACCGCCCTGCGCGGGCGTCCGTTTACGGTGCTGCATATCGTCGGCGGCGGCAGCCAGAACCCGCTGTTGAACCAGCTCTGCGCCGATGCCTGCGGCATCCCGGTACTGGCGGGCCCGGTGGAAGCCTCCACGCTCGGCAACATCGGCTGCCAGTTAATGGCGCTGGATGAGATTGCCGATGTCGACGCGTTTCGCAGCGTCGTGACCGCCAGCCAGACGCTGACCCCTTTTCACCCTCAGACTGACAGCGAGATAGCGCGCCAGGCGGCGCGGTTATCGCCGGGTCGTCAAACCAGGAAGGAGCTTTACGCATGA
- the rhaS gene encoding HTH-type transcriptional activator rhaS, whose amino-acid sequence MRQVLQNAGAMMTVLQGIDFFPSGAASVTIEPRLPQAAFPEHHHDFWEIVIVEHGTGTHVFNGQPYTLSGGSVCFVRDHDRHLYEHTENLCLTNVLYRSPQAFSFLSGLEKLLPQEQDGHYPSHWRVSQQTLHQASPLVERLEALRECSDVHAVASMEMLFMQLLILLRSGSQMQGGGHADERLNQLIAWLEDHYAEEVCWEQLADKHMLSLRTLHRQLKQRTGLTPQRYLNRLRLMKARYLLRHSEESVTDIAYQCGFGDSNHFSTLFRREFSWSPRDIRQGRDEQMQ is encoded by the coding sequence ATCAGACAGGTTTTACAGAATGCGGGGGCGATGATGACGGTACTACAGGGCATTGATTTTTTCCCATCCGGCGCGGCGTCGGTCACTATTGAACCGCGTCTGCCGCAGGCAGCCTTTCCTGAGCATCATCATGATTTCTGGGAGATTGTTATCGTCGAGCACGGCACCGGCACGCATGTGTTTAATGGCCAGCCGTATACGCTCAGCGGCGGCTCCGTCTGTTTTGTGCGCGACCACGATCGCCATCTCTATGAGCACACCGAGAACCTCTGTCTGACCAATGTGCTGTATCGCTCTCCGCAGGCGTTCAGTTTCCTGTCGGGGCTTGAAAAGCTCCTGCCGCAGGAGCAGGACGGCCACTATCCGTCGCACTGGCGCGTCAGCCAGCAGACGCTGCATCAGGCCAGCCCGCTGGTGGAGAGGCTGGAAGCGCTGCGCGAATGCAGCGACGTACACGCCGTCGCCAGCATGGAGATGCTCTTTATGCAGCTGTTGATTTTGCTGCGAAGCGGCAGTCAGATGCAGGGTGGCGGCCATGCCGATGAGCGGCTGAACCAGCTTATCGCCTGGCTTGAGGATCACTACGCGGAAGAGGTCTGCTGGGAGCAGCTCGCCGACAAACACATGCTGTCGTTGCGCACGTTACACCGGCAGCTTAAGCAGCGCACCGGCCTGACGCCGCAGCGTTACCTTAACCGCCTGCGCCTCATGAAAGCGCGCTATCTGCTGCGCCATAGCGAAGAGAGCGTTACGGATATCGCCTACCAGTGCGGCTTTGGCGACAGCAACCATTTCTCCACGCTGTTCCGGCGTGAATTTTCGTGGTCGCCGCGCGACATTCGCCAGGGGCGCGACGAACAGATGCAGTAA
- the rhaR gene encoding HTH-type transcriptional activator rhaR, which yields MLCSYLPRRYAVASQLMLRKADFFATPAQPVVVADRYPQNVFAEHTHEFCELVLVWRGNGLHVLNDRPYRITCGDLFYIRAEDRHSYQSVNDLVLHNIIYCPERLQLNVNWRDLLENPRGVNGDPRWRLSSQGMVQARQVIDQLEHESPKHDALSHCLAESLFLQLAITLRRHRYQPSGGTGPGEGETLDLLMAALGNSLEVPFDLQHFCSHYQIAERPLRQLFRQQTGMSISQYLRQLRICQAQYLLRHSSLLISDIAARCGFEDSNYFSVVFTRETGVTPRVWRQQWGAMTG from the coding sequence ATACTTTGCAGCTATTTGCCCCGGAGATACGCTGTGGCCTCTCAGTTAATGCTCAGGAAAGCGGATTTCTTCGCGACACCTGCCCAGCCGGTCGTCGTGGCGGATCGCTACCCTCAGAATGTCTTTGCCGAGCATACCCACGAGTTCTGCGAACTGGTGCTGGTGTGGCGCGGCAACGGGCTGCATGTGCTGAATGACCGCCCGTATCGCATCACCTGCGGCGATCTCTTTTATATCCGCGCCGAAGACCGCCACAGTTATCAGTCGGTCAACGATCTGGTGCTGCACAACATCATCTATTGTCCTGAACGACTGCAACTGAACGTTAACTGGCGCGATCTGCTGGAAAACCCGCGCGGTGTGAACGGCGACCCGCGCTGGCGGCTCAGCAGCCAGGGTATGGTGCAGGCGCGTCAGGTCATCGACCAGCTGGAGCATGAGAGCCCGAAGCACGACGCGCTCTCGCACTGTTTAGCCGAAAGCCTCTTTTTACAACTGGCGATTACGCTGCGCCGTCATCGTTATCAGCCATCGGGCGGCACGGGGCCGGGCGAGGGCGAAACGCTGGATCTGCTGATGGCGGCGCTGGGCAACAGCCTTGAAGTGCCGTTTGATTTGCAGCACTTTTGCAGCCATTACCAGATTGCCGAACGCCCGCTGCGCCAGCTGTTCCGCCAGCAGACGGGCATGAGCATCAGCCAGTATCTGCGCCAGCTGCGCATCTGCCAGGCGCAGTACCTGCTGCGTCACTCCTCGTTGCTGATTAGCGATATCGCCGCGCGCTGCGGCTTTGAGGACAGTAACTATTTCTCGGTGGTGTTTACCCGTGAAACGGGCGTGACGCCACGGGTGTGGCGTCAGCAGTGGGGCGCAATGACAGGTTAG
- the rhaT gene encoding L-rhamnose-proton symporter translates to MSNAITMGILWHLIGAASAACFYAPFKKVRHWSWETMWSVGGVVSWLILPWVVSALLLPDFWAYYRSFSAATLLPVFLFGAMWGIGNINYGLTMRYLGMSMGIGIAIGITLIVGTLMTPMLNGKFGLLIGTPGGRMTLLGVFVALIGVAIVTRAGQLKERQMGIRAEEFNLKKGLVLAVMCGVFSAGMSFAMDAAKPMHEAAAALGVDPLYVGLPSYVVIMGGGALINLGFCFIRLAKVKTLSLKADFSLAKPLLISNVLLSALGGLMWYLQFFFYAWGHARIPAQYDYISWMLHMSFYVLCGGIVGLVLREWKAAGRRPVSVLSLGCVVIIVAANIVGLGMAAN, encoded by the coding sequence ATGAGTAACGCAATAACCATGGGAATACTGTGGCATTTGATTGGCGCCGCGAGCGCCGCCTGCTTTTATGCGCCGTTTAAGAAGGTGCGGCACTGGTCCTGGGAAACCATGTGGTCAGTAGGCGGCGTGGTGTCGTGGCTGATTTTACCGTGGGTAGTCAGCGCTCTGCTGCTGCCCGATTTCTGGGCCTATTACCGCTCGTTCAGCGCCGCCACGCTGCTGCCGGTGTTTTTATTCGGCGCGATGTGGGGCATCGGCAACATTAACTACGGCCTGACCATGCGCTATCTCGGCATGTCGATGGGCATCGGCATCGCGATTGGCATTACGCTGATTGTCGGCACGCTAATGACGCCGATGCTGAACGGTAAATTCGGGCTGCTCATCGGCACACCCGGCGGGCGGATGACGCTGCTTGGCGTGTTCGTCGCCCTGATTGGCGTCGCCATCGTCACCCGCGCGGGCCAGTTGAAAGAGCGCCAGATGGGTATCAGGGCCGAAGAGTTTAACCTCAAGAAAGGGCTGGTGCTGGCGGTGATGTGCGGCGTGTTCTCGGCGGGCATGTCGTTTGCGATGGACGCCGCAAAACCGATGCATGAAGCCGCCGCGGCGCTGGGCGTCGACCCGCTGTATGTCGGCCTGCCGAGCTATGTCGTTATCATGGGCGGCGGCGCGCTCATCAACCTCGGCTTCTGTTTTATTCGCCTCGCGAAGGTGAAAACGCTGTCGCTGAAAGCCGATTTCTCGCTGGCGAAACCGCTGCTTATCAGCAACGTGCTGCTCTCGGCGCTGGGCGGGCTGATGTGGTATTTGCAGTTTTTCTTCTACGCCTGGGGACATGCGCGCATCCCGGCGCAGTATGACTACATCAGCTGGATGCTGCACATGAGCTTTTACGTGCTGTGCGGCGGGATCGTCGGGCTGGTGCTGCGCGAGTGGAAAGCCGCCGGGCGTCGCCCGGTCAGCGTGCTGAGCCTGGGCTGCGTGGTGATTATCGTGGCGGCGAATATCGTCGGGCTGGGCATGGCGGCGAACTAA
- the sodA gene encoding Superoxide dismutase [Mn] — protein sequence MSYTLPSLPYAYDALEPHFDKQTMEIHHTKHHQTYVNNANAALESLPELANLPVEELIAKLDQVPADKKTVLRNNAGGHANHSLFWKGLKKGTTLQGDLKAAIERDFGSVEKFKEEFEKAAATRFGSGWAWLVLKGDKLAVVSTANQDSPLMGEAISGASGYPILGLDVWEHAYYLKFQNRRPDYIKEFWNVVNWDEAAARFASQK from the coding sequence ATGAGTTATACACTGCCATCCCTGCCGTACGCCTATGACGCGCTTGAACCGCATTTCGACAAGCAGACGATGGAAATCCATCACACCAAACACCACCAGACTTACGTCAACAACGCCAACGCGGCGCTGGAAAGCCTGCCGGAGCTGGCGAACCTGCCGGTTGAAGAGCTGATCGCGAAACTGGATCAGGTTCCGGCTGACAAGAAAACCGTTCTGCGTAACAACGCGGGCGGCCACGCGAACCACAGCCTGTTCTGGAAAGGCCTGAAAAAAGGCACCACCCTGCAGGGCGATCTGAAAGCGGCTATCGAGCGCGATTTCGGCTCCGTTGAGAAATTCAAAGAAGAGTTCGAGAAAGCGGCAGCGACCCGTTTCGGCTCTGGCTGGGCGTGGCTGGTGCTGAAAGGCGACAAACTGGCTGTCGTGTCCACCGCAAACCAGGATTCCCCGCTGATGGGCGAAGCTATTTCCGGCGCTTCCGGCTACCCGATCCTGGGCCTGGACGTGTGGGAGCATGCGTACTACCTGAAATTCCAGAACCGCCGTCCGGACTACATCAAAGAGTTCTGGAACGTGGTTAACTGGGACGAAGCCGCAGCGCGTTTCGCTTCTCAGAAATAA
- the yiiM gene encoding Protein yiiM, translating into MYFPVQVYLGKIRDYEGSRPSAIGKVQVEGELSLTSRGLVGDQQAEKKIHGGADRALCHYPREHYAVWAREYPEQAEWFAPPAFGENLSTLGLTEENAFIGDIFRWGEALIQITQPRSPCFKVNFHSRISELSGRMQDTARCGWLYRVIGEGKVFSDAPLELVSRVSGISVREAAAIAWHTPFDDEQYHRLLSAGGLSASWAKTLQNRRLNGKIEGFSRRLWGRG; encoded by the coding sequence ATGTATTTCCCGGTGCAGGTTTATCTCGGCAAAATCCGCGACTATGAAGGCAGCAGGCCCAGCGCCATCGGCAAAGTGCAGGTGGAAGGCGAACTGTCGCTCACCAGCCGCGGGCTGGTTGGCGATCAGCAGGCGGAGAAGAAAATTCACGGCGGGGCGGACCGCGCGCTGTGCCATTATCCGCGCGAGCATTACGCCGTCTGGGCGCGTGAATACCCGGAACAGGCGGAGTGGTTCGCGCCGCCCGCGTTTGGCGAGAATCTCTCAACGCTGGGGCTTACCGAAGAAAACGCGTTTATCGGCGATATCTTTCGCTGGGGCGAGGCGCTTATCCAAATCACCCAGCCGCGTTCGCCGTGTTTTAAGGTCAATTTTCACTCTAGGATTAGCGAGCTTTCCGGCCGGATGCAGGATACCGCGCGCTGCGGCTGGCTGTACCGGGTGATAGGCGAGGGCAAGGTGTTCAGCGACGCGCCGCTGGAGCTGGTGTCGCGAGTGAGCGGCATTTCCGTGCGCGAGGCCGCCGCCATCGCGTGGCATACGCCGTTCGATGACGAGCAGTATCACCGGCTGCTGAGCGCAGGCGGCCTTTCCGCCAGTTGGGCGAAAACGCTGCAAAACCGGCGTCTTAACGGGAAGATCGAGGGTTTTTCGCGCAGGTTGTGGGGCCGGGGGTAG